In a single window of the Salmo trutta chromosome 23, fSalTru1.1, whole genome shotgun sequence genome:
- the LOC115159267 gene encoding cytochrome P450 2D15-like, producing MVGTFFLLCVGSCLLLLVVLRPQRPRNFPPGPPPIPIFGNVLQLSMKNPMAGLDKLSGEYGEVYSLFLGWRPAVVLHGLQAVREALVTKSVDFAGRPQGMMINHVTEDKGLIMGNYGVVWKEHRRFALTTMKNFGLGKRSMEERILEETDHVCTRLGENAGKSLDPVTLVHSAASNIICSVLFGYRYDYQDPVLSFVINSFKENAQIANGPWAAVYDTFPLLRRLPLPFRRVFDNYRALKKHTVEIVEQHKRTRAPGEPRDVVDCYLDEMDKRGPEGCVLEEERLVMLLLDLHFAGTDTSSNSILTALLYLATHTHIQAQCQTEIDGVLGGKERVSFEDRHRMPYVMATIHETQRLANIAPLGVFHATIRPTKLMGYDIPEGTLVITNLTSVLFESSQWERPNDFNPAHFLNDDGQFVKPEAFVVFSAGPRVCLGELLARMELFLILVTLLQRFHFLWPEDAGNPDLSPVFGGIQSPKPYRVSVRLRGNQGA from the exons ATGGTGGGGACGTTCTTTCTGCTCTGTGTTGGATCCTGTCTCCTGCTGCTGGTTGTGCTGAGGCCTCAGAGGCCCAGGAACTTCCCACCGGGACCACCGCCCATTCCCATATTTGGGAACGTTCTGCAGCTGAGCATGAAGAATCCTATGGCTGGCTTGGATAAG CTGTCCGGAGAGTATGGTGAGGTGTACAGCCTGTTCCTGGGCTGGAGGCCTGCCGTGGTGCTCCATGGTCTACAGGCAGTACGGGAGGCACTGGTGACTAAATCCGTGGACTTCGCTGGACGACCACAGGGCATGATGATCAACCACGTTACAGAGGATAAAG GTCTGATCATGGGTAACTACGGGGTGGTGTGGAAGGAGCACCGGCGCTTTGCTCTGACCACCATGAAGAACTTTGGTCTGGGGAAGAGATCCATGGAGGAGAGGATCCTGGAGGAGACGGATCACGTCTGCACTCGGCTGGGAGAGAATGCAG GTAAATCCTTGGACCCTGTGACTCTGGTCCACAGCGCTGCGTCCAACATCATCTGCTCGGTCCTGTTTGGGTATCGCTATGACTACCAGGACCCAGTCCTCTCCTTCGTCATCAACAGCTTCAAGGAGAACGCTCAGATTGCTAACGGACCCTGGGCTGCT GTCTATGACACCTTCCCACTGCTGCGGCGGCTGCCCCTCCCCTTCCGGAGAGTGTTTGACAACTACAGAGCTCTGAAGAAACACACCGTGGAAATAGTGGAGCAGCACAAACGCACACGTGCACCCGGAGAGCCGCGAGACGTCGTAGACTGCTATCTGGATGAGAtggacaag AGAGGTCCAGAGGGGTGTGTGCTGGAAGAGGAGAGGTTGGTGATGTTACTACTGGACCTCCATTTCGCTGGGACTGACACTAGCTCCAATTCCATACTCACGGCGCTGCTCtacctagctacacacacacacatacagg CCCAATGTCAGACAGAGATAGACGGCGTTctgggggggaaggagagagtgtCGTTTGAGGACAGACACAGGATGCCCTATGTGATGGCCACTATCCATGAGACCCAGCGTCTAGCCAACATCGCACCGCTAGGGGTGTTTCATGCTACCATCAGACCCACCAAGCTCATGGGCTATGACATAccagag GGGACTCTGGTTATCACCAACCTCACCTCTGTGCTCTTCGAGAGCAGCCAATGGGAGCGTCCAAATGACTTTAACCCTGCCCACTTCCTGAATGATGACGGGCAGTTTGTGAAACCAGAAGCCTTTGTGGTGTTCTCGGCAG gtcctcGTGTGTGTCTCGGGGAGCTGCTGGCACGTATGGAACTCTTCCTCATCCTGGTCACTCTGCTGCAGCGATTCCACTTCCTGTGGCCAGAGGATGCTGGGAACCCTGACCTTTCACCTGTGTTTGGGGGGATCCAGTCACCCAAACCCTACAGGGTATCAGTCAGACTGAGAGGAAACCAGGGAGCCTGA